One Helicobacter sp. MIT 21-1697 genomic window carries:
- the purC gene encoding phosphoribosylaminoimidazolesuccinocarboxamide synthase has product MEKQEMLYEGKGKKLFATDDEHIVIAEFKDDLTAFNAEKKGKESGKGELNCQISSALFELLAQHNIATHYIKRLNMRDMLCKKVTIIPIEVVVRNIATGSLTKRLGISEGSILPHTLVEFYYKDDALGDPLINDEHCKILGIIQEQSQLELLKAQARQINEVLKAFFDKKGLRLVDFKLEFGHDNAGNIILADEISPDSCRLWDKQTNQKLDKDRFRENLGSVKVAYEEVLRRILA; this is encoded by the coding sequence ATGGAAAAACAAGAAATGTTATATGAAGGCAAAGGTAAAAAACTCTTTGCCACCGATGATGAACATATTGTAATTGCAGAATTTAAAGATGATTTAACAGCTTTTAATGCAGAGAAAAAGGGTAAAGAATCAGGCAAAGGTGAGCTAAATTGCCAAATTAGTTCAGCTCTTTTTGAGCTTTTGGCACAGCATAATATCGCAACACATTATATCAAGCGCCTAAATATGCGTGATATGTTGTGTAAAAAAGTAACTATTATTCCTATTGAAGTGGTTGTGCGCAATATTGCTACTGGTTCTCTTACAAAACGTTTGGGAATAAGCGAAGGAAGCATTCTTCCACATACGCTTGTTGAATTTTATTATAAAGATGATGCGCTTGGCGACCCATTAATTAATGATGAGCATTGTAAGATTCTAGGCATTATTCAAGAGCAATCTCAACTAGAGCTACTCAAAGCTCAAGCCCGTCAAATCAATGAAGTATTAAAAGCATTTTTTGATAAAAAAGGTTTGCGGCTTGTTGATTTTAAGCTTGAATTTGGACACGATAATGCTGGGAATATTATACTTGCTGATGAAATCAGCCCCGATAGTTGCCGTCTATGGGATAAACAAACAAATCAGAAGCTTGATAAAGACAGATTCAGAGAGAATCTAGGTAGCGTAAAAGTTGCCTATGAAGAAGTGTTGCGGCGGATTTTAGCATAG
- a CDS encoding lysophospholipid acyltransferase family protein — protein sequence MLAKIRALFATLSIAVYLPIIIVQIYLTRGWQNGRWARKQCRWFFGFNRLNVERIGEYDKDAQLLLINHQSVTDIIYFEAFHPANLCWVAKKQLGEIPLYGHALKAPDMILIDREDKKSIVFLLKEAKRQLAQNRIIAIFPEGTRSNGGEEFLPFKSGAKILASKLKLRIQPAVLINTRKLYNSSSMSIETDKARVVLMEAFMPNFDDEQWYEKLQKSMHEVYLKHYYELNQKPLSNNKAESQL from the coding sequence ATGTTAGCAAAAATTAGGGCACTCTTTGCTACTCTTTCCATCGCTGTTTATCTTCCTATTATTATTGTGCAAATCTATCTTACACGTGGTTGGCAAAATGGCAGATGGGCGAGAAAGCAATGTCGTTGGTTTTTTGGATTCAATAGATTGAATGTAGAGCGCATAGGCGAATACGATAAAGATGCGCAACTTTTGCTCATCAATCATCAAAGCGTAACAGATATTATTTACTTTGAAGCGTTTCACCCTGCAAATTTATGTTGGGTGGCTAAAAAGCAACTCGGAGAAATACCTTTGTATGGACACGCACTTAAAGCCCCAGATATGATACTTATTGATAGGGAGGATAAAAAAAGTATCGTTTTTTTACTCAAAGAAGCAAAAAGACAACTTGCCCAAAATCGCATTATTGCTATTTTTCCTGAAGGCACGCGGAGCAATGGTGGAGAAGAGTTTTTGCCTTTTAAATCAGGAGCAAAGATTCTCGCTTCAAAACTCAAACTTAGAATCCAGCCTGCGGTTCTCATCAATACGCGCAAACTTTATAATAGCTCATCTATGTCAATAGAGACAGATAAAGCACGAGTAGTGCTTATGGAAGCTTTTATGCCCAATTTTGATGATGAACAATGGTATGAAAAGCTCCAAAAGAGTATGCACGAGGTGTATTTGAAACATTATTATGAACTCAATCAGAAGCCTTTAAGCAACAACAAGGCAGAATCTCAACTTTGA
- the dapA gene encoding 4-hydroxy-tetrahydrodipicolinate synthase: protein MVFGAMSALITPFVNHKVDFQTYETLIKRQIAYGMDACVPVGTTGESATLSHQEHMECIEAAVAVCKGSKVKVLAGAGSNSTSEAKELALFAQKCGADALLCVTPYYNKPTQEGLFEHYKAVANAVEIPVMLYNVPSRTGVSIEIETAKRLHETCKNIYAIKEAAGLMERVVAFGAEVPSLALLSGEDAINYPILANNGKGVISVTGNLFPQEIADLTHYALQGDMKKSYEMNTRLYEINKILFCESNPVPIKAAMFLAGLLKSLEYRLPLVPPSKENMAKIQQILEKYEVKE, encoded by the coding sequence ATGGTTTTTGGGGCAATGAGTGCATTAATCACGCCATTTGTAAATCATAAAGTAGATTTTCAAACATATGAAACACTCATCAAGCGGCAAATTGCCTATGGTATGGACGCTTGTGTGCCAGTAGGCACAACAGGGGAATCTGCTACACTCTCACATCAAGAGCATATGGAATGTATAGAGGCTGCTGTGGCGGTATGTAAAGGCAGTAAAGTAAAAGTACTCGCAGGTGCAGGGAGTAACTCCACAAGCGAGGCAAAAGAACTTGCACTTTTTGCTCAAAAATGTGGTGCAGATGCCCTATTGTGTGTTACGCCTTATTATAATAAACCTACACAAGAGGGTTTATTTGAGCATTATAAGGCTGTGGCTAATGCAGTGGAGATTCCTGTAATGCTCTATAATGTTCCCTCACGCACAGGGGTAAGTATAGAGATAGAGACTGCCAAACGTTTGCACGAAACTTGTAAGAATATTTATGCAATTAAGGAAGCAGCTGGGCTTATGGAAAGAGTCGTAGCTTTTGGTGCAGAAGTTCCTTCCCTTGCCCTTTTGAGTGGAGAAGACGCAATTAATTATCCCATACTTGCAAATAATGGTAAAGGTGTTATATCTGTAACCGGCAATCTTTTTCCGCAAGAGATTGCCGATTTAACACATTATGCCTTACAAGGTGATATGAAAAAAAGCTATGAGATGAATACAAGGCTTTATGAGATAAATAAGATACTCTTTTGCGAAAGTAATCCCGTGCCTATTAAAGCAGCAATGTTTTTGGCAGGATTATTAAAAAGCTTGGAATATCGTTTGCCATTAGTGCCACCTTCTAAGGAAAATATGGCTAAAATACAACAAATCTTAGAAAAATACGAGGTGAAAGAATGA
- a CDS encoding apolipoprotein N-acyltransferase: MFFHTSYIRFSWRNPQTYKPTLLWLFISLIFAFLFVLPFYVQWILEIYEKTIPPLLASLLGLLSIASMLFAPKNRRFSIGFFLGVLWFYWVSLGLRYFDMSFLIPLVVIACGIFMGFVFYIGLWCECLMLRFAFLLLLSYLTPFGFDWIVPESVFAYSYIGVDKLSFALVILALWLLFKYKSWWKLGGVICLILALDFGLVDSQRENLPQFKIKLAQSAVSQDFDYRMREAKSIFDTHISDIQKAINEKYDVIILPESAFYVPLDSPYFVYFDTLLEMSHKIIIIAGALREEIHTDGSASYFNSTYKFDKGEVSFYDKVLLVPFGETLPSFLLPLAHTFFQGIGGFSAGRDFGYFDIKGIQFKNAICYEGSNRGFYSDYPQYVIVTSNNAWFVPSIEPILQKNLMKYYARLYGSVIFHATNLSPAAIITPFVNDRLLRANIKN; the protein is encoded by the coding sequence ATGTTTTTTCACACCTCTTATATTCGTTTCTCGTGGCGTAATCCGCAGACTTACAAGCCAACACTTCTATGGCTTTTTATCTCCCTTATCTTTGCCTTTTTGTTTGTGTTGCCTTTTTATGTGCAATGGATTTTAGAAATTTATGAAAAGACAATACCACCATTATTGGCTTCATTACTTGGACTCTTAAGCATTGCAAGTATGCTGTTTGCCCCCAAAAATCGCCGCTTTAGTATTGGATTCTTTCTTGGGGTGCTATGGTTTTATTGGGTAAGTTTGGGACTTAGATATTTTGATATGAGCTTTCTTATTCCTTTGGTTGTGATAGCTTGTGGCATTTTTATGGGTTTTGTATTTTATATTGGTTTATGGTGTGAATGTTTGATGTTGCGATTCGCGTTTTTATTGCTTTTAAGCTATCTCACGCCTTTTGGCTTTGATTGGATTGTGCCAGAGAGTGTGTTTGCATATAGTTATATAGGTGTGGATAAATTAAGTTTTGCGCTTGTCATTCTCGCCTTATGGCTTTTATTTAAATACAAATCTTGGTGGAAGCTAGGAGGCGTGATTTGCCTTATTTTAGCACTTGATTTTGGATTGGTAGATTCACAAAGAGAGAATCTGCCGCAGTTTAAAATCAAACTTGCCCAAAGTGCTGTGAGTCAGGATTTTGATTATCGTATGAGAGAAGCAAAAAGCATATTTGACACACATATAAGCGATATACAAAAGGCAATTAATGAAAAGTATGATGTGATCATTTTACCTGAAAGTGCATTTTATGTGCCTTTAGATTCCCCATATTTTGTATATTTTGACACACTTTTGGAGATGAGTCATAAAATTATTATTATCGCGGGTGCATTACGCGAAGAAATACATACAGATGGAAGTGCCTCTTATTTTAATAGCACTTATAAATTTGATAAGGGCGAAGTTTCTTTTTACGATAAAGTTTTGCTCGTGCCTTTTGGAGAGACTTTACCTTCTTTTTTGCTACCACTTGCTCATACTTTTTTTCAAGGCATTGGCGGATTCAGTGCGGGGAGAGATTTTGGATATTTTGATATTAAGGGAATACAATTTAAAAATGCTATTTGCTATGAGGGGAGCAATCGTGGATTCTATTCAGATTATCCACAATATGTAATTGTAACAAGCAATAATGCGTGGTTTGTGCCAAGCATTGAGCCTATATTGCAAAAAAATTTGATGAAGTATTATGCTCGGCTTTATGGGAGTGTCATTTTCCACGCCACAAATCTATCTCCCGCTGCCATAATCACACCTTTTGTGAATGATAGATTATTAAGAGCAAATATAAAAAACTGA
- a CDS encoding M16 family metallopeptidase — MKFLILGVLMSISNMMTTSSFAPSSLPKHYTKHLDNGLQIVVVPLNNESGVIETNVFYKVGSRNEVMGKSGIAHMLEHLSFKSTQKLKSGEFDEIVKGFGGVNNASTSFDYTRYFIKSSVENLDKSLELFSELMSNLLLKEDEFEPERNVVAEERLWRTDNSPMGYLYFRFFNTAFVYHPYHWTPIGFMEDIQSWNIEDIRSFYHTYYQPQNAIVLVSGDIDPNVVFQSATQYFGKLKNTSSSIPQVAAKEPKQDGMRRNIVKKDSQVEFLAMGYKIPNYLSEDQVALSAIGEILSAGKSSIFQRELIDKQQIATSAYAYNMDMRDESVFLLIVAAKQGIRAEKIEEEVYKILDNIKKGHISQEELDKVKINTRASFIYSLESASEVAGLFGSYLVRGDIKPLLSYERDINALSLEKIQQVANKYFVEDTLSVVILKDKDKEK; from the coding sequence GTGAAGTTTTTGATTTTAGGAGTATTGATGAGTATTTCTAATATGATGACGACATCATCATTTGCCCCAAGTTCCCTGCCAAAACATTATACAAAACATCTTGATAATGGGCTGCAAATTGTAGTTGTGCCGCTGAATAATGAGAGTGGCGTGATTGAGACAAATGTTTTTTATAAGGTTGGAAGTCGCAATGAAGTAATGGGTAAAAGTGGCATTGCCCATATGCTTGAGCATTTAAGCTTTAAATCCACACAAAAGCTCAAATCGGGTGAATTTGATGAGATTGTCAAAGGCTTTGGAGGTGTGAATAATGCTTCAACAAGCTTTGATTACACGCGTTATTTTATTAAATCAAGTGTTGAGAATCTAGATAAATCTTTAGAACTTTTTTCTGAGCTGATGAGCAATCTTTTGTTAAAAGAAGATGAGTTTGAGCCAGAACGCAATGTAGTAGCAGAGGAGCGATTGTGGCGAACAGATAATTCACCTATGGGATATTTATATTTTCGCTTCTTTAATACAGCTTTTGTCTATCACCCTTATCATTGGACACCTATTGGATTTATGGAGGATATTCAAAGTTGGAATATTGAGGATATTCGCTCATTTTATCACACTTATTATCAACCGCAAAATGCTATTGTATTGGTGAGTGGTGATATTGACCCCAATGTTGTTTTTCAAAGTGCCACCCAATATTTTGGCAAGCTTAAAAATACTTCTTCAAGTATTCCACAAGTTGCAGCAAAAGAGCCAAAACAAGATGGTATGAGGCGCAATATAGTCAAAAAAGATTCTCAAGTGGAGTTTCTTGCTATGGGATACAAGATTCCTAATTATTTGAGCGAAGACCAAGTGGCTTTAAGTGCGATAGGCGAGATTCTAAGTGCAGGTAAATCAAGTATTTTTCAGCGAGAACTGATTGATAAGCAACAAATTGCTACGAGTGCATACGCATATAATATGGATATGAGAGATGAGAGCGTATTTTTACTTATTGTCGCAGCAAAACAAGGTATCCGTGCTGAAAAGATTGAAGAAGAAGTGTATAAGATATTAGACAATATTAAAAAAGGTCATATCTCCCAAGAAGAGCTTGACAAGGTGAAAATCAATACGCGTGCAAGTTTTATTTATAGTCTTGAAAGTGCTTCAGAAGTTGCAGGACTTTTTGGGAGCTATCTTGTGCGGGGTGATATTAAACCATTGCTTTCTTATGAGAGAGATATAAATGCTCTTAGCTTAGAGAAGATTCAGCAAGTGGCAAATAAATATTTTGTAGAAGATACGCTAAGTGTTGTGATTTTAAAGGATAAGGATAAGGAGAAGTAG
- a CDS encoding enoyl-ACP reductase has translation MKNAQDSTTHFMKGKTLVISGATRGIGKAILYKFAQNGVNVAFTYNKNEEEAQKIAKDVESKYGVKARFYPLNVLEPEQYIELFKKIDEDFSRVDFFVSNAIIYGKSVAGGFAPFMRLKPRGLNNIYTATVLAFVVGAQEAAKRMKEVGGGAIVSLSSTGNLVYMPNYAGHGNSKNAVETMVKYAATELGEWGIRVNAVSGGPIDTDALKAFPDYAQVKAKVEEESPLNRMGTPEDLAGAAFFLCDETQSAWLTGQTIVIDGGTTFK, from the coding sequence ATGAAAAATGCTCAAGATTCTACAACACATTTTATGAAAGGCAAAACACTTGTTATTAGCGGTGCTACACGTGGTATTGGCAAGGCAATCTTATATAAATTTGCCCAAAATGGCGTGAATGTCGCTTTTACTTATAACAAAAATGAAGAGGAAGCGCAAAAGATTGCCAAAGATGTTGAGAGTAAATATGGCGTTAAGGCAAGATTCTATCCGCTCAATGTCCTTGAACCAGAACAATACATAGAATTATTTAAAAAGATTGATGAAGACTTTTCGCGTGTAGATTTTTTTGTGTCTAATGCGATTATTTATGGCAAAAGTGTAGCTGGAGGATTTGCACCATTTATGCGCCTTAAACCGCGTGGGCTTAATAATATTTATACAGCAACCGTGCTTGCCTTTGTCGTAGGAGCGCAAGAAGCGGCTAAACGTATGAAGGAAGTTGGTGGCGGTGCTATTGTTTCTTTAAGCTCAACAGGGAATCTTGTGTATATGCCAAATTATGCAGGACACGGAAACTCTAAAAATGCCGTAGAGACTATGGTAAAATATGCAGCAACAGAGCTTGGTGAGTGGGGCATACGCGTAAATGCAGTGAGTGGGGGACCTATTGATACTGATGCACTCAAAGCATTTCCTGATTATGCGCAAGTTAAAGCTAAAGTAGAGGAAGAATCCCCTCTTAATCGTATGGGAACACCTGAAGATTTGGCAGGGGCAGCATTTTTCCTTTGCGATGAGACACAAAGTGCGTGGCTCACAGGGCAAACAATCGTTATTGATGGTGGCACAACATTTAAATAA
- a CDS encoding peptidylprolyl isomerase, giving the protein MFREEFKIYEIKKEELAKLSYALIKVATPNGESIGAIKLKLFSEAAPQSVTNFATLAQGGFYNGLTFHRVIPNFVAQGGCPVGNGTGGPGWRIQCELSNNKHRHVRGALSMAHAGRDTGGSQFFICFTPQPHLDGEHTIFGGIDRQDSQSFEVLDKIKEGCLIESITIYESLQDITD; this is encoded by the coding sequence ATGTTTCGTGAAGAGTTCAAAATATACGAGATTAAAAAAGAAGAGTTGGCAAAGCTCAGTTATGCCCTTATCAAGGTTGCTACACCAAATGGTGAATCTATTGGTGCAATAAAACTAAAGCTTTTTAGCGAAGCTGCGCCGCAAAGTGTTACTAATTTTGCCACTTTGGCTCAAGGTGGATTCTATAATGGACTCACCTTTCATCGCGTTATTCCAAATTTTGTTGCTCAAGGTGGCTGTCCTGTGGGCAATGGAACAGGAGGACCGGGGTGGCGCATTCAATGTGAGTTAAGCAACAATAAACATAGACACGTTAGAGGTGCGCTCTCTATGGCTCACGCTGGGCGAGATACAGGTGGCAGTCAGTTTTTTATCTGCTTTACACCACAACCTCATCTTGATGGGGAACACACAATTTTTGGTGGCATTGACAGACAAGATTCTCAAAGCTTTGAAGTGCTTGATAAAATTAAGGAAGGCTGTCTTATAGAATCTATTACAATTTATGAATCTCTTCAAGATATTACAGATTAA
- the purS gene encoding phosphoribosylformylglycinamidine synthase subunit PurS, which yields MKVKVLVSLKEGVLDPQAKAIAHALSAHGFESLQSVKLAKEIILDLQEDNADKVYQLAQSMCEDLLANVVIEDYSIEILK from the coding sequence ATGAAAGTAAAAGTTCTTGTCTCACTTAAAGAGGGAGTGCTTGACCCTCAAGCAAAGGCTATTGCTCACGCGTTATCTGCTCACGGATTTGAAAGTTTGCAGAGTGTGAAACTTGCTAAAGAAATTATTTTAGATTTACAAGAGGATAATGCGGATAAAGTATATCAGTTAGCACAAAGTATGTGTGAGGATTTGCTTGCTAATGTGGTTATTGAAGATTATTCCATTGAGATTCTTAAATGA
- a CDS encoding tetratricopeptide repeat protein has protein sequence MSQQSFNIDTAIQMAYQLYESKSYHQCVDICIEILSIDCTRADIWNLAGIVALELKMYERAIEYFTQAGKYEPTQVNHKLNLAEAYRRSGNPKHCIEMLEASLLQEDTLEHNSTFHFNLAKAYSDLEDSQNSIKHYAIAIKLDPNDLGAMFNLANAQVSIKQFGEAIELYLSALNKGYLDAGVNLANTYVQIGLFSKALEVYAAIYQYYKDDGDFLFNYANALNYANTDMQLAQTFYQQAIALNPTKVEYCINYAHFLLRHLHFEQGFRIYEERKKLPQMLPQGIKNIWQYSLESKGAQQFEGKKVLVYHEQGLGDSLMFARFLPLLQKYVQSVCVLIQEPLLRFFQTMGISSISHINEMEDFDVAISLLSLPLALGVSNVQDLHFTPFISQSQDKHRLESKSEKVRKIGICFSTDSEFPEAANKNIPLETLMSALEGYKKNHNIEIYSLNKAQHDIDRLGDYGIMQLPMEDFVDTFHIIKDMDMVISIDTAVAHLSASVGKHTIVLLNKRYDWRWGNGIFTPWYEDVVCMTQSKMNDWSDVAHTLRAYLKAWI, from the coding sequence ATGTCTCAACAAAGTTTTAATATTGATACAGCTATACAAATGGCATATCAGCTTTATGAATCAAAGTCTTATCATCAATGTGTGGATATATGTATTGAGATTCTAAGTATAGATTGCACAAGAGCAGATATATGGAATCTCGCTGGTATTGTTGCACTTGAACTTAAAATGTATGAAAGGGCGATAGAGTATTTTACTCAAGCTGGTAAATATGAGCCTACACAGGTTAATCACAAACTTAATCTTGCTGAAGCTTATCGCCGCAGTGGGAATCCTAAACATTGTATTGAGATGTTAGAAGCAAGTTTGTTGCAAGAGGACACTTTAGAGCATAATTCCACTTTTCATTTTAATCTCGCTAAAGCTTATTCAGATTTAGAAGATTCTCAAAATTCAATCAAACATTATGCCATTGCTATTAAACTTGACCCTAATGATTTGGGTGCTATGTTTAATCTTGCAAATGCACAAGTGAGCATTAAGCAATTTGGTGAGGCTATAGAATTATATTTAAGCGCGCTCAATAAGGGCTATCTTGATGCGGGTGTAAATCTTGCGAATACTTATGTGCAAATCGGGCTTTTTAGCAAGGCTCTTGAGGTGTATGCAGCGATTTATCAATATTATAAAGATGATGGAGATTTTTTGTTTAATTATGCTAATGCCCTTAATTACGCTAATACAGATATGCAGCTTGCCCAAACATTTTATCAACAAGCCATAGCACTTAATCCCACAAAGGTGGAATATTGTATTAATTATGCACACTTTTTGTTGCGTCATTTGCATTTTGAGCAAGGTTTTAGAATCTATGAAGAGCGTAAAAAATTACCACAAATGTTGCCACAAGGTATAAAGAATATATGGCAATACAGCTTAGAATCCAAAGGAGCACAGCAGTTTGAAGGCAAAAAGGTGCTTGTCTATCACGAGCAAGGACTTGGAGATTCTCTAATGTTTGCACGATTTTTGCCTTTGCTGCAAAAATATGTTCAAAGTGTATGCGTGCTTATCCAAGAACCGCTTTTGAGGTTTTTTCAAACAATGGGTATTTCAAGTATATCGCACATCAACGAAATGGAGGATTTTGATGTGGCGATTTCGCTTTTATCCTTGCCACTTGCACTTGGAGTGAGTAATGTGCAAGATTTACATTTTACACCTTTTATCTCTCAAAGCCAAGATAAACATCGGCTTGAGAGCAAGAGTGAAAAGGTAAGAAAAATTGGGATTTGTTTTAGCACAGATTCAGAGTTTCCTGAAGCAGCAAATAAAAACATACCGCTTGAGACACTTATGAGTGCTTTGGAAGGATATAAGAAAAATCATAATATAGAGATTTATTCGCTTAATAAAGCACAGCACGATATAGATAGATTGGGTGATTATGGCATTATGCAGCTACCTATGGAGGATTTTGTTGATACATTTCATATTATTAAAGATATGGATATGGTGATTAGCATTGATACGGCAGTAGCACATTTGAGTGCAAGTGTGGGTAAGCATACCATAGTGCTTTTAAATAAACGTTATGATTGGCGTTGGGGTAATGGTATCTTTACCCCGTGGTATGAAGATGTGGTGTGTATGACACAAAGCAAAATGAATGATTGGAGCGATGTTGCACACACTTTAAGAGCATATCTCAAAGCGTGGATTTAA
- the purQ gene encoding phosphoribosylformylglycinamidine synthase subunit PurQ: protein MSVAIIRFPGTNCEFDTQYAFSSFGGTTHIVWHQDKSLPQDCHLVVIPGGFSYGDYLRCGAIAQFSPIMRAIKDFALQGGYVLGICNGFQILCEAGLLPGALKRNVNLHFISKMQSLRVVSKNNVFLHSYAPNQKIKLPIAHADGNYFIEHSELLELRANEQILLEYVDNPNGSVDAIAGICNEKKNVFGLMPHPERAIEDILGSCDGKAMLDNLLYIQR, encoded by the coding sequence ATGAGTGTAGCCATTATCAGGTTTCCGGGTACAAATTGTGAGTTTGATACACAATATGCTTTTTCTTCATTTGGGGGAACTACTCATATTGTATGGCATCAAGATAAGAGTTTGCCACAAGATTGTCATCTTGTTGTGATTCCCGGAGGATTTAGTTATGGAGATTATTTGCGTTGTGGAGCTATTGCGCAGTTTTCGCCCATTATGAGAGCAATAAAAGATTTTGCATTGCAAGGTGGATATGTGCTTGGTATTTGCAATGGTTTTCAGATTCTATGTGAGGCAGGATTATTGCCCGGTGCTTTAAAGCGCAATGTGAATTTGCATTTTATTTCAAAGATGCAATCTCTTAGAGTCGTAAGCAAAAACAATGTTTTTTTGCACTCTTATGCTCCAAATCAAAAAATTAAATTGCCTATTGCTCACGCTGACGGAAATTATTTTATTGAACACAGCGAATTATTAGAGCTTAGGGCAAATGAGCAAATTTTGCTTGAATATGTAGATAATCCCAATGGTTCGGTAGATGCTATTGCCGGAATATGTAATGAGAAAAAAAATGTTTTTGGCTTAATGCCCCACCCAGAAAGAGCTATTGAAGATATACTTGGCAGTTGCGATGGTAAAGCAATGCTTGATAATCTTTTATATATTCAGAGATAA
- a CDS encoding S41 family peptidase: MMNKSRVVVAGIIVSLLASSALFVGLWADESHKAKPKVQEVNKLESFKKLRRIMAIVEESYVDELSLDEIVNKAIDGLLSNLDAHSNYLNKKKFDDLRANIDGEFGGIGITVGLKDGALTIIAPVDGTPGDKAGLKSGDVIVKVNDKSTIDMSIDDAVNLMRGAPRTKVELTIVRKGEAKPLSFNIVRDIIKMDFVKVRKIQDTDFAYVRVASFDKNVTRNVLNSLKQMGKVKGIVLDLRNNPGGALDQAVDLSRLFIKNGVIVTQKGRNKNDNIEYKATSAPYASVPIVVLINGGSASASEIVAGALQDHKRAVLIGEQTFGKGSVQTFMQLDQNEGLKLTTAKYYLPSGRTIQAIGVTPDIIVYPGAAPENENSFSIKESDLKRHLQGELEKVNEQNTKTETPSDDKKNITQAMIYQDIQLKSAIDVLKAWGVIGALKLSK, translated from the coding sequence ATGATGAATAAATCGCGTGTGGTTGTAGCAGGTATTATTGTTTCTTTGCTTGCGAGTTCGGCTTTATTTGTGGGATTATGGGCTGATGAATCTCACAAAGCCAAGCCGAAAGTGCAAGAAGTCAATAAGCTAGAATCTTTCAAGAAACTTCGCCGTATTATGGCGATAGTAGAAGAGTCTTATGTTGATGAATTGAGCCTTGATGAGATTGTCAATAAGGCAATAGATGGATTATTAAGCAATCTTGATGCACATTCAAATTACCTGAATAAAAAGAAATTTGATGATTTGCGCGCCAATATTGATGGTGAGTTTGGTGGCATTGGTATCACGGTGGGTTTAAAAGATGGTGCTTTAACAATCATTGCTCCTGTTGATGGTACACCCGGAGATAAAGCAGGGTTAAAAAGTGGCGATGTCATCGTGAAAGTGAATGATAAAAGCACTATTGATATGAGTATTGATGATGCAGTGAATCTTATGCGTGGCGCGCCACGTACCAAAGTGGAGCTCACTATTGTGCGTAAGGGCGAAGCAAAGCCTCTAAGTTTTAACATTGTCCGAGATATTATTAAAATGGATTTTGTAAAAGTGCGTAAGATTCAAGATACTGATTTTGCGTATGTACGTGTAGCATCATTTGATAAAAATGTAACGCGGAATGTATTAAACTCGCTCAAACAAATGGGTAAAGTAAAGGGTATTGTGCTTGATTTGCGTAATAATCCCGGTGGAGCACTTGATCAAGCAGTTGATTTGAGTAGATTATTTATTAAAAATGGTGTGATTGTTACTCAAAAAGGGCGCAATAAAAATGACAATATTGAATATAAAGCAACAAGCGCTCCTTATGCTTCTGTGCCCATTGTTGTGCTTATTAATGGTGGAAGTGCAAGTGCAAGTGAAATTGTCGCTGGTGCATTGCAAGACCATAAACGCGCAGTTCTTATTGGAGAGCAAACATTTGGTAAGGGAAGCGTGCAGACATTTATGCAGCTTGATCAAAATGAGGGCTTAAAACTCACGACTGCCAAATATTATTTGCCAAGTGGAAGGACGATTCAAGCAATAGGTGTAACGCCTGATATTATAGTGTATCCGGGTGCAGCACCAGAGAATGAAAATAGTTTTAGCATTAAAGAATCTGATTTAAAAAGACATCTTCAAGGTGAGCTTGAGAAAGTTAATGAACAAAATACAAAGACAGAAACCCCAAGTGATGATAAAAAAAATATTACTCAAGCAATGATTTATCAAGATATTCAGCTTAAAAGTGCGATTGATGTGCTTAAAGCGTGGGGTGTGATTGGTGCTTTGAAACTAAGTAAATGA